In one Alistipes sp. ZOR0009 genomic region, the following are encoded:
- the ftsA gene encoding cell division protein FtsA yields MTSKNDYVVAIDLGTTKIVALVGKLESNGRLKILAHSKTVSTGVRRGMVQNIDETVKAIETVVADVRQKAGLDFTEVYIGIAGQHIKGIKNRGLINLNTFDAEVSKEDVRRLINDMHKIPLEPGDKILHVIPQNFIVDNEVGIKNPVGISGRRLEANFHIVVGQIAAMKNIERCVERAGLSVKELMLEPLASARAVLTEDEMEAGVALIDIGGGTTDLAIFHDGIVRHTAVIPFGGNIITDDIKKGCSILQRHAEQLKVQFGSAIGELAPSDKIVTIPGISGRDPKEIKFSHLAHIIQCRLEEIIDMLKFQITNSGFADMLNAGIVITGGGSLLKDLPQLFKYHTGYDVRVGKPNINTVANSDNEMNSPMHATGIGLMLLGFEDMYNRAEEEQKKAEAAPQPVQTVADTTTTVEPKIEVEPEEKPRKPHKAKSSEFLGKWKEKIGGLFSDDDFTFDQKP; encoded by the coding sequence ATGACCAGCAAAAATGATTATGTAGTAGCTATCGATCTGGGAACAACTAAGATTGTTGCCCTAGTTGGTAAATTAGAAAGTAACGGACGGCTTAAGATTCTAGCGCACAGCAAAACCGTGTCGACAGGAGTGAGGCGTGGAATGGTGCAAAATATTGACGAAACGGTTAAGGCGATAGAAACGGTAGTTGCAGATGTTAGACAAAAAGCTGGGCTCGATTTCACCGAGGTGTACATCGGAATCGCAGGTCAGCATATTAAGGGTATTAAAAACCGTGGACTAATCAACCTTAACACCTTCGATGCCGAGGTATCCAAAGAAGATGTTAGGCGCCTGATTAACGACATGCATAAAATCCCGCTCGAACCGGGCGATAAAATATTGCACGTTATCCCCCAAAACTTTATTGTGGATAACGAGGTAGGCATTAAAAACCCCGTTGGTATTTCGGGTCGCCGCCTAGAGGCTAACTTCCACATTGTGGTAGGGCAGATTGCCGCAATGAAGAACATTGAACGATGCGTAGAGCGTGCTGGTCTCTCCGTAAAGGAGCTGATGCTCGAACCGCTGGCTTCGGCTCGTGCCGTACTTACTGAGGATGAAATGGAGGCAGGTGTTGCCCTTATCGATATAGGGGGTGGTACCACCGACTTGGCCATCTTCCACGACGGCATCGTACGCCATACCGCCGTTATTCCTTTTGGTGGAAACATCATCACCGACGACATCAAAAAGGGATGCAGCATCCTTCAGCGCCATGCCGAGCAGCTCAAGGTGCAGTTTGGTTCCGCCATTGGCGAGCTGGCCCCTTCCGACAAGATCGTAACCATCCCCGGCATCTCGGGCCGCGATCCCAAGGAAATCAAGTTCAGCCACCTGGCGCACATCATCCAGTGCCGCCTCGAGGAGATCATCGACATGCTGAAGTTCCAGATAACCAACTCCGGATTTGCCGATATGCTCAACGCTGGTATCGTAATAACCGGTGGCGGCTCCTTGCTCAAGGATCTTCCCCAGCTATTTAAGTACCACACCGGCTACGACGTGCGCGTGGGTAAGCCCAACATCAACACCGTAGCCAACTCCGACAACGAAATGAATAGCCCAATGCATGCAACCGGTATCGGCCTCATGCTGCTGGGTTTCGAAGATATGTACAACCGGGCCGAAGAGGAGCAAAAAAAGGCCGAAGCCGCCCCTCAGCCAGTCCAAACGGTAGCTGATACCACAACAACTGTAGAGCCAAAGATCGAAGTCGAGCCCGAAGAGAAGCCCAGAAAGCCTCATAAGGCAAAATCCTCCGAATTCTTAGGCAAGTGGAAGGAGAAGATTGGAGGTTTGTTCTCCGACGACGACTTTACGTTCGATCAGAAACCTTAA